The Candida orthopsilosis Co 90-125, chromosome 7 draft sequence genome has a window encoding:
- a CDS encoding butyrobetaine dioxygenase, translating into MLRRIGRSQLSHFRLQSTISFVNFNNKEVSVNLDGKTVTFKNTFLRDACTSPKSVDASTSQKLFTTAEAATDLSITQKPSVVDNKLNIQWNNKGELLNSTYSASFLKKYSTPAGPREDFFFDKDRKLWDNKELIANLDSLHHDYEAYLNDEKTFFDAVFNMNKYGLCFIDNIPRPILEKMDESNVAQWPVAKLAERFGYIRKTFYGSLFDVKNLKTEAKNLAYTNTFLPLHMDLLYYESPPGVQMLHAIDNSTLGGENIFCDSFLAAEHVRQVDPTAYTALTKIPITFHYDNNNEYYYYKRPLIIEDMAITGDFPKIHAINYSPPFQGPFEIGITKKDPAYEMFDDFIRGFRLFEKFINDPANHYEVKMKEGTCVLFENRRVLHSRNEFSDSNGGDRWLMGTYVDGDSLRSKLRLGYRKFK; encoded by the coding sequence ATGTTGAGACGAATAGGAAGATCTCAGTTGAGCCACTTCAGGCTCCAATCGACAATATCTTTTGTAAACTTCAATAACAAAGAAGTTTCAGTCAATTTGGATGGAAAGACGGTGACATTCAAAAATACTTTCCTACGTGATGCATGTACCTCCCCAAAATCTGTAGACGCTTCAACAAGccaaaaattgtttaccACAGCTGAAGCAGCGACCGATCTATCCATCACGCAAAAACCATCAGTTGTCGacaacaaactcaatatCCAATGGAATAACAAAGGTGAACTTCTCAACTCAACTTACTCAGCGTCATTTTTAAAGAAATATTCAACTCCAGCTGGCCCAAGAGaggattttttttttgataagGATAGGAAATTGTGGGATAATAAGGAATTAATTGCCAATTTGGACTCCTTGCATCATGATTACGAGGCCTATTTGAACGATGAAAAAACCTTTTTCGATGCAGTGTTCAACATGAACAAGTATGGATTATGCTTTATCGATAACATACCAAGACCCATATTAGAGAAAATGgatgaatcaaatgtgGCTCAATGGCCAGTGGCTAAATTGGCAGAGAGGTTCGGTTACATTCGCAAAACCTTTTATGGATCCTTATTTGACGTCAAGAATTTAAAAACTGAGGCCAAGAACTTGGCTTATACAAATACATTTTTGCCCTTGCATATGGACTTGTTGTATTATGAATCACCTCCCGGTGTGCAAATGTTGCatgcaattgataattCAACCTTGGGTGGAGAAAATATCTTTTGCGACTCCTTCTTGGCTGCTGAACATGTTCGTCAAGTTGATCCAACCGCGTACACCGCCCTTACGAAGATTCCAATTACCTTCCACTATGATAACAATAATGAGTATTACTACTACAAGAGACCACTTATCATTGAAGATATGGCGATTACAGGAGACTTTCCCAAAATCCATGCTATAAACTATTCACCGCCATTCCAGGGCccctttgaaattggaattaCTAAAAAAGACCCAGCTTATGAAATGTTTGATGACTTCATTCGTGGGTTCCGGTTATTCgaaaaatttatcaatgacCCCGCTAATCATTACGAAGTTAAAATGAAGGAAGGAACTTGCGTCCTTTTCGAAAATCGTCGTGTATTACATTCGAGGAATGAGTTTTCCGATTCAAATGGAGGCGACCGTTGGTTGATGGGTACCTATGTTGATGGAGATAGTTTACGGTCAAAATTACGTTTAGGTTATCGTAAATTCAAGTAA